Proteins encoded together in one Luteimonas fraxinea window:
- a CDS encoding peptidoglycan-binding protein produces the protein MTTEREAQLLRDAYAAGISQPRELANFMAQVGHESGGLERLEESFRYTRNAEQISSNVRSALREGRDVLETARLEALAGRPEPLAELMYGGRMGNTEPGDGYLYRGRGYMQLTGKNQYAAAGEALALDLVGNPDLAAQPEHASRIATWYWQQNVPRDAREDARAAGASINGTDPPNGLDDRTLRFEHWARAITPERIQSLSAARGVAADIETPSADSFAQTMRVMLPPQAGVAPHVTGHYGEERGARAHGGTDFNYVGGQNGINLTHPVVHSPVAGVVTFSGGTFGTVKIRDAQGYSHEILHLDARQVESGQTLAAGDPIGTMGGRGSDGPAQYARHVHYQLRDPQGGLVSPEAFWNRAPASVRGEASAVALLREGGQGDDVRDLQTALAGLGVTDARDRALQVDGVFGARTTEAVRAFQQAQGLDVDGIVGPATRGALEQVSRHQSAEPSTAVDAPGAAASPLEALLAAARSGDPATLKGALDDFSETAFGRTFAVQVERAREPAPNAPEAAPEQGCAR, from the coding sequence ATGACCACAGAACGCGAAGCACAGCTCTTGCGTGATGCCTATGCAGCCGGCATCAGCCAGCCGCGGGAACTGGCGAACTTCATGGCCCAGGTCGGCCACGAATCGGGTGGGCTCGAACGCCTCGAGGAAAGCTTCCGCTATACGCGCAATGCCGAGCAGATCAGCAGCAATGTGCGCTCTGCATTGCGGGAGGGTCGGGATGTGCTCGAGACCGCTCGACTGGAGGCCCTGGCAGGTCGCCCCGAACCACTCGCCGAACTGATGTACGGCGGACGTATGGGCAATACCGAGCCGGGCGATGGCTATCTGTATCGCGGGCGCGGCTACATGCAGCTGACCGGCAAGAACCAGTACGCGGCCGCCGGCGAGGCACTGGCGCTGGATCTGGTCGGCAATCCGGACCTTGCAGCGCAGCCCGAGCATGCATCACGCATCGCGACCTGGTACTGGCAGCAGAACGTGCCGCGGGACGCGCGTGAGGATGCACGCGCGGCTGGTGCGTCGATCAACGGGACCGATCCGCCGAACGGGTTGGACGACCGGACGCTGCGCTTCGAACATTGGGCGCGTGCGATCACGCCGGAACGCATCCAGTCGCTGTCGGCCGCGCGTGGGGTCGCGGCCGACATCGAGACGCCATCGGCGGACAGCTTCGCGCAGACCATGCGTGTGATGCTGCCGCCGCAGGCTGGTGTCGCGCCGCACGTGACCGGGCACTACGGGGAAGAGCGCGGAGCGCGTGCGCACGGTGGCACGGATTTCAACTACGTCGGTGGGCAGAACGGGATCAACCTGACGCATCCGGTGGTGCACAGCCCGGTCGCGGGCGTGGTCACGTTCTCCGGCGGCACGTTCGGCACCGTGAAGATCCGCGATGCGCAGGGGTACTCGCACGAAATCCTGCATCTCGATGCCCGGCAGGTCGAATCAGGTCAGACGCTTGCAGCCGGCGATCCGATCGGCACCATGGGCGGCCGTGGCTCGGATGGCCCGGCGCAGTACGCACGTCACGTGCATTACCAGTTGCGGGATCCGCAGGGCGGGCTCGTCAGCCCGGAAGCATTCTGGAATCGCGCACCGGCCTCGGTGCGAGGAGAAGCGAGCGCCGTTGCGCTGCTTCGCGAAGGTGGTCAGGGCGACGATGTCCGTGATCTGCAGACCGCACTGGCAGGACTCGGCGTCACTGATGCGCGCGACCGCGCGCTGCAGGTGGACGGTGTGTTCGGCGCCCGCACCACCGAGGCCGTGCGCGCGTTCCAGCAGGCACAAGGCCTGGACGTCGACGGCATCGTAGGACCGGCGACGCGCGGCGCGCTCGAACAGGTTTCGCGACACCAGTCGGCCGAGCCGTCGACTGCGGTGGATGCGCCGGGCGCGGCGGCTTCTCCACTCGAAGCGCTGCTTGCAGCCGCCAGGTCCGGAGACCCCGCCACGCTTAAGGGCGCGTTGGACGATTTCTCGGAGACCGCATTCGGGCGGACCTTCGCCGTCCAGGTCGAGCGGGCGCGCGAACCGGCGCCGAATGCGCCTGAAGCTGCACCCGAGCAGGGCTGCGCGCGCTGA
- a CDS encoding ankyrin repeat domain-containing protein, with amino-acid sequence MRAAVLSLLLMLSGAACSGDAMDARAAFTDASAAALADAVADDEAAAVRTQVQAGADPNARGDQGVNLLQIAMLAQAKNALTALLDAGADPNAPGLGGATAVHGAAIADDPEYLKIVLDRRGDPDARHGETDATPLAGATGPRTDAQFRMLLAAGANPGAADRTGNTPLHKAAMINAGDHVLALLDAGADPLAKNAQGATFQRFFFKTPDARLNDAARAKREAVVAWLQAHQVRIEAGAD; translated from the coding sequence ATGCGCGCCGCAGTCCTGAGCCTGTTGCTGATGTTGTCCGGCGCCGCCTGCAGTGGAGACGCGATGGACGCTCGAGCCGCTTTCACCGATGCCAGCGCGGCTGCGCTGGCCGATGCCGTCGCCGACGACGAGGCCGCTGCGGTGCGCACGCAGGTGCAGGCCGGTGCAGATCCCAACGCGCGCGGCGACCAGGGCGTGAACCTGCTGCAGATCGCGATGCTGGCCCAGGCCAAGAACGCGTTGACGGCGCTGCTTGATGCCGGCGCCGATCCGAACGCGCCAGGGCTCGGTGGCGCGACGGCGGTGCATGGTGCCGCGATCGCTGACGATCCCGAGTATCTGAAGATCGTGCTCGACCGCCGCGGCGATCCCGATGCCCGACACGGCGAAACCGATGCCACGCCACTGGCCGGCGCAACGGGTCCGCGTACCGATGCGCAGTTCCGCATGCTCCTCGCGGCCGGTGCCAACCCCGGCGCCGCCGATCGCACCGGCAACACGCCGCTGCACAAGGCAGCGATGATCAACGCTGGCGATCACGTGCTGGCCCTGCTGGACGCGGGCGCCGATCCGCTGGCGAAGAACGCCCAGGGCGCCACCTTCCAGCGCTTCTTCTTCAAGACGCCCGATGCCCGACTCAACGACGCGGCGCGCGCGAAGCGCGAGGCGGTCGTGGCGTGGCTGCAGGCGCATCAGGTGCGGATCGAGGCCGGCGCCGACTGA